A window of the Dioscorea cayenensis subsp. rotundata cultivar TDr96_F1 chromosome 14, TDr96_F1_v2_PseudoChromosome.rev07_lg8_w22 25.fasta, whole genome shotgun sequence genome harbors these coding sequences:
- the LOC120275526 gene encoding uncharacterized protein LOC120275526 yields MSLLGDLWGGVPASLEGSETSAKERKGKTAEGISGTRPGYTYAQAACSSSSGELTTAGQRRNEPRMDKKVVVGAKRPRSPREGACGRCFRSSHSTADCRHQVVCLRCSGVGHVAARCPVDDRRSPRRRKVHVRSKLSGGKGGVPERERVDGRLPEKVSRTQERGEGGMTEGERTRLKVNCASLSLSISPESYELREELAKVAVLSLVGGNVNEGSVLEILPSILNTKMAGPAVPLNENSFLLPFENRDVVREVVKLGSFDAMTRDGKCRLNLAHWTAELGTSGRADGEGQWISIWNLPLHGWCWRIIEQVLRPVGDLITLSKASEPHKKFVKALVRRRRGVVLPMELDFSFGMRRYFILFTEERGVLPEFCRTSGRYVLWETIRNGGVLATERPLPQREVMEEKGKSTMAPVAGEGLRGDERRKGITMERSGEGGSKTGVPVRRGGITILQRRAEDKNEKGSLPSLQSPSVERSSHGEDLGSTPLVELSSRGEGSRLNLHGGPPEGGPRRPTVVARTVGLCTLASGARVSELEDEMRHDAVKGRSSRDERVAWRVKRPVAGAADRAVTLGKQRVVEVVAVDADDDEVVADEVDALTQSEVDAGVEDLMLEQVKDYEAVKASQLVGSDWRLGLSPTVASSGPGERLMGLDPIAEEVGHDLGLIQEDGLDEVKFGSGDPLLLCEVDRSMGGPIHSSGTLVSRERDLQSRGRHPLTGENSLMGGGLEVFDIPSNIDFGDVTVQPEVVPPTGFIWKLSEGVWALFPVSLRGDKCERPSVPDLQEGHGDSLSADKLTSEGDEDSDDSVSEFARNLRELLPGLQVSSSAGGKEPPVGSRRSERQKKPSSRFNAEAGFIPEPPRSTKKKTVQEGVTEDGAKARLDDTMATVRRSLEFLESKNQRDRGDSTAEEAPDRSIE; encoded by the coding sequence ATGAGCCTCCTAGGTGACCTCTGGGGCGGCGTCCCGGCAAGCTTGGAGGGTAGTGAGACCTCAGCAAAGGAGAGGAAGGGCAAGACGGCGGAAGGAATCTCCGGGACCAGGCCGGGTTACACTTACGCGCAGGCGGCCTGTTCCTCTTCGTCCGGGGAACTAACCACGGCTGGCCAGCGGAGGAACGAGCCGCGCATGGACAAGAAGGTGGTGGTGGGAGCGAAACGGCCTCGTTCGCCGCGGGAGGGAGCTTGCGGTAGATGCTTTCGTTCGTCTCACTCCACGGCGGACTGCCGACACCAAGTTGTGTGTCTGCGCTGCTCCGGGGTGGGACACGTTGCTGCTCGGTGCCCGGTTGATGATCGGAGAAGTCCACGTAGGAGGAAGGTTCACGTGCGCTCTAAACTGAGTGGTGGCAAAGGTGGAGTCCCAGAAAGGGAGAGGGTGGACGGGAGGCTGCCGGAAAAGGTGTCGAGGACCCAAGAGAGAGGGGAAGGGGGGATGACTGAAGGGGAGAGGACTCGTCTGAAAGTGAACTGCGCTTCGCTCTCTCTCTCGATATCCCCGGAGAGTTATGAGTTGAGGGAGGAGCTGGCCAAAGTTGCGGTCCTCTCGTTGGTGGGTGGGAATGTGAACGAAGGGAGTGTGCTGGAGATTTTACCTTCGATCCTCAATACCAAGATGGCAGGACCGGCGGTTCCCCTCAACGAGAACTCCTTTCTCTTACCTTTCGAAAACAGGGATGTTGTCCGGGAGGTGGTGAAGCTTGGGTCTTTCGACGCGATGACGAGGGACGGTAAATGCAGGTTGAACTTGGCTCACTGGACTGCGGAGTTGGGGACTTCCGGCCGCGCTGATGGGGAGGGGCAGTGGATCTCGATTTGGAACCTCCCGCTTCACGGGTGGTGCTGGCGCATCATCGAACAGGTGTTGCGGCCAGTTGGTGACCTCATCACACTGTCGAAGGCGTCGGAGCCACATAAGAAGTTCGTGAAGGCGTTGGTGAGGCGACGACGGGGGGTGGTGTTGCCAATGGAACTAGATTTCTCTTTCGGCATGAGAAGGTATTTTATTCTCTTCACGGAGGAGAGAGGTGTGCTGCCAGAGTTCTGTCGCACGTCGGGGAGGTATGTGCTGTGGGAGACGATCAGGAATGGGGGAGTTTTGGCAACGGAGAGACCTCTTCCTCAGAGAGAGGTGATGGAGGAGAAAGGTAAATCGACGATGGCCCCCGTCGCGGGTGAGGGACTGAGAGGGGATGAAAGGAGGAAGGGCATCACGATGGAGAGGTCGGGGGAAGGTGGAAGTAAGACTGGGGTGCCGGTTAGAAGAGGAGGGATCACGATTTTGCAGCGTCGAGCGGAGGACAAGAATGAGAAAGGGAGCTTGCCCTCGTTGCAGTCGCCGTCGGTTGAGCGTAGCTCCCACGGAGAGGATCTCGGCAGTACCCCGCTGGTCGAGCTAAGCTCCCGCGGAGAAGGTTCACGGCTGAACCTTCACGGTGGTCCACCAGAGGGAGGACCTCGTCGGCCGACCGTCGTGGCTCGGACCGTTGGTCTTTGCACGCTGGCCAGTGGGGCTCGGGTCTCCGAGCTTGAGGATGAGATGCGACATGATGCGGTGAAGGGGCGTAGCTCGAGGGATGAACGTGTCGCGTGGAGAGTGAAGCGCCCGGTTGCTGGGGCTGCTGATAGGGCTGTGACACTTGGCAAGCAGAGGGTGGTCGAGGTTGTCGCTGTCGACGCGGACGATGACGAGGTTGTCGCGGACGAGGTGGACGCTCTCACCCAGTCCGAGGTTGACGCGGGAGTGGAGGATTTAATGCTGGAACAGGTTAAGGATTATGAGGCGGTTAAGGCGAGTCAACTAGTTGGGTCTGACTGGCGATTGGGGTTAAGCCCAACTGTGGCTTCTTCTGGGCCTGGTGAGAGGTTGATGGGCTTGGACCCAATTGCGGAGGAAGTGGGCCATGATCTGGGCCTGATTCAAGAGGATGGGCTGGATGAGGTTAAATTTGGGTCAGGCGACCCTCTCCTTCTTTGTGAGGTTGATAGGAGCATGGGGGGCCCTATACACAGCTCTGGGACCTTGGTCAGCCGGGAGAGGGATTTACAGAGCAGGGGGAGACACCCTTTGACTGGGGAGAATTCCCTGATGGGGGGCGGATTAGAAGTTTTTGACATCCCGTCCAATATTGATTTTGGAGATGTCACGGTGCAACCAGAGGTGGTCCCGCCAACAGGTTTTATTTGGAAGCTCTCAGAGGGAGTGTGGGCCCTATTTCCTGTCAGTCTGAGAGGAGACAAGTGTGAAAGGCCAAGTGTTCCGGATTTGCAAGAAGGGCATGGGGACTCATTGTCGGCTGATAAATTGACCTCAGAAGGGGATGAAGATTCAGATGACTCGGTCTCGGAGTTTGCGCGGAATCTGCGGGAACTGCTACCAGGGTTGCAAGTGAGCAGCTCTGCTGGTGGCAAGGAACCTCCTGTGGGCTCCAGAAGAAGTGAGAGACAAAAGAAGCCGTCCTCCAGATTTAATGCGGAGGCTGGATTTATTCCCGAACCGCCGAGGTCAACTAAGAAGAAAACAGTGCAAGAAGGGGTGACGGAAG